CACCACGCGAAACCATCCCGGCACCAATCTCATAGCCACTGGTCCAACTGAACCCCGCTAACTTAGCGCCGATACCAGCACCAAGTAACTTCGTAACAACTGCGGCGACCGTAATCACGACAATAAACCAAAAATCATTCATGAACCCCTTAAAGGACATGTTCAACCCGATACTAACAAAGAATACTGGAATAAATACGGCATTCCCAATGGGCTGAATATGTTCATCAATCACTGCATGATAATCGGTCTGTCCTACTGCAATACCAGCAAAGAAAGCCCCGATAACAGCACTTAAACCAATAAAATCGGCAAAATAAGCCAACCCAAAACAGATCACTAATGACATCAAAGTAACCGAAGTCGGCACTAATAATGCATCGCCAATCTTCATCAGCCGTGGTACAATCCACTTCACCACCACATATAGCCCGACAAAGAAGGCGGCTTGAATGCCTAACGACAGCCCTAGGTTAGTCGAACTACTACTGCTAGAGCCGACTTCACTACCGAATAGACTCACCATTAGACTTAAAATTAAGACGGCCAAAACATCATCAACCACGGCCGCCCCTAGGATTGTCGTCCCCTCCTTGCCATCTAAGGCATTCAATTCCTTTAAGACTGCAACCGAAATTGATACCGAAGTCGCTGCAAAAGTAACCCCTAAGAATAAGCTTTCGACATTTCCAAGATGGAAGAGTTGACTACACCAATCAATCACCCCGACTGGTAGAATGACACCTAACAGGGCTACTAACAAACTGGGTTTCCAGTATTTTTTCAGTAAGCTAAGATCACTTTCTAGTCCAGCCATAAACATCAAAATAATGACACCAAGCTCGGCGAAGTCCGTAATAAAGCTCGTTGCTGAGACCCAGCCAAGTAGTGCTGGCCCTAACACGATACCACTTAATAGTTGTCCAATAACGGCGGGTAATCCCATCCGCACACTCAAATGACCGGCAATCGCAGTCACAATTAAAATTAAACTTAACGTTCCAATATAGCCCATAGTGCCTCCTAAAAAAAAGAACACACCAAGAAATAACTGCCCAACCCAAAAGCAGTTCGAATTCTTGAAGTGTTCTTCAACCGAATGTAACTATTCAATGAAACTAAGTATAGCATATTTTCATGAACATCGTTGCGACCATTTCCTAATTAGTTGATTTAGATGGTCAACTTAACTTTCAAACAAATCTACTTCATGTTAACGCCCTTTCGGCAACCACGATACTAAACATTTTATCCTAATTTCAAAAAAACGCTATAATATTGCTATCAGACTATACATCGGCAAAAGGGATGATTATTTGTTACACATTGTTGATTTTCGACAACGGTTTATTTTTCTCGTTTTTTCTATTTTATTAAACTCTGCCGCTAATGCCCTAACCATTGCGACTAACCTAGGCAGTGCAGTTTGGACCGGATCAAGCGTAAATTTATCTGACTGGATTCACATCTCGTTAGGCACTACCTTGCTCTTATATGGGCTCGCCGTCACCCTTTTAAACCAAATCATGCTCGGTCACTTTGATCAGCGCCGGTTTATTTCTAATCTACTTTATATTCTACCGTTTAGTTATCTAGTTGAATTCATCGGTTACTTTTGGCGTTGGTTAGGGGTGCCAAGTTTCGCTTGGCCGCTGCGACTAGTCCTTAATCTCTGTGGTTTATTAGGCGTTGCCATGGCCGTCTCCATCTATCAACGTTGCAACCTCATCCAACATCCCAATGATGATCTTTCTTATATTTTA
This region of Lactobacillus sp. CBA3605 genomic DNA includes:
- a CDS encoding cation:proton antiporter, with the protein product MGYIGTLSLILIVTAIAGHLSVRMGLPAVIGQLLSGIVLGPALLGWVSATSFITDFAELGVIILMFMAGLESDLSLLKKYWKPSLLVALLGVILPVGVIDWCSQLFHLGNVESLFLGVTFAATSVSISVAVLKELNALDGKEGTTILGAAVVDDVLAVLILSLMVSLFGSEVGSSSSSSTNLGLSLGIQAAFFVGLYVVVKWIVPRLMKIGDALLVPTSVTLMSLVICFGLAYFADFIGLSAVIGAFFAGIAVGQTDYHAVIDEHIQPIGNAVFIPVFFVSIGLNMSFKGFMNDFWFIVVITVAAVVTKLLGAGIGAKLAGFSWTSGYEIGAGMVSRGEMALIIAQIGYQGKLLSADRYSAVITAIILTTLIAPLLLRQSIHHQAQLDKV